The following proteins come from a genomic window of Gemmatimonas sp.:
- a CDS encoding acyl carrier protein — MASIGDFIEKFTTAVDFQEPVEIAPDTVFADLSQWDSLAALGVIVMFDMEYGKTITGETLMSCKTINDLFALIG; from the coding sequence ATGGCTTCGATCGGTGACTTCATTGAAAAGTTCACCACGGCCGTGGACTTCCAGGAACCCGTGGAGATCGCGCCGGACACGGTCTTTGCCGACCTGTCACAGTGGGACTCTCTCGCCGCGCTCGGCGTGATCGTGATGTTCGACATGGAGTACGGCAAGACGATCACCGGCGAGACGCTGATGTCCTGCAAGACCATCAATGACCTTTTTGCGCTGATCGGGTAG
- a CDS encoding class I SAM-dependent methyltransferase produces MSQTLLVFPVDVDSVMPIVRTARMLGMRVVAASSVMPLQPVDGCDASIHLPYVSDDGFDDALRAAMHTHGVTHLVTMHVGVWAHLARLAEMDAMIRAAFRGAHPVQQQWQVFAPSLSWARRQRADHVASSLPAPDGKVAPPLSVAEYASLHRGFLRTYGQCDVTKLEALCALARVTPPGDVVELGVFYGRSAYALARLAHAHGLGSTVCVDSWGRARITDQGAAAGVLNATQSAYDQEHVFEAFLALASEVPNMSYIREEAVDAARSYQAAGRRGLLTVPELREVSLTGAVSLLHVDANHRYDQVRRDVDAWEPLVMPGGWIVFDDYQWAFGDGPTRVGDELLETGHFDCAFAWSDSLFMRKRTA; encoded by the coding sequence ATGTCTCAGACGCTGCTGGTATTCCCGGTCGATGTCGACAGCGTAATGCCGATCGTCCGCACGGCCCGCATGCTCGGCATGCGTGTGGTCGCGGCAAGTTCGGTCATGCCACTGCAGCCGGTCGACGGATGCGACGCTTCCATCCACCTGCCGTACGTGTCGGACGACGGGTTCGATGACGCGCTGCGCGCGGCGATGCACACGCATGGCGTGACGCACCTCGTGACGATGCACGTGGGGGTGTGGGCGCACTTGGCGCGTCTCGCCGAAATGGATGCCATGATACGCGCCGCCTTCCGTGGCGCACACCCCGTGCAACAGCAGTGGCAGGTGTTCGCGCCAAGTCTGTCGTGGGCGCGCCGGCAGCGGGCGGACCATGTGGCCAGCAGTCTTCCCGCCCCGGATGGCAAGGTGGCGCCGCCGTTGTCGGTCGCCGAATACGCGTCGCTGCATCGCGGCTTTCTCCGCACGTACGGGCAGTGCGACGTGACCAAGCTCGAGGCGCTCTGTGCGCTCGCTCGGGTCACGCCGCCTGGCGACGTGGTGGAGCTGGGCGTGTTCTACGGGCGCTCCGCGTACGCGCTGGCGCGCCTGGCCCATGCGCATGGCCTGGGGAGCACCGTGTGTGTGGATTCGTGGGGGAGGGCGCGCATCACGGATCAGGGGGCGGCCGCCGGCGTGTTGAACGCGACACAGTCCGCGTACGATCAGGAGCACGTGTTCGAAGCGTTTCTCGCCTTGGCGAGCGAAGTGCCGAACATGAGCTATATCCGTGAGGAAGCCGTCGATGCCGCGCGCTCATATCAAGCGGCTGGGCGACGCGGCCTGCTCACCGTGCCCGAACTGCGCGAAGTGTCACTGACGGGTGCAGTATCACTGCTGCACGTGGATGCCAATCATCGCTACGATCAGGTGCGACGCGATGTGGACGCGTGGGAGCCGCTTGTGATGCCGGGGGGCTGGATCGTGTTCGACGATTACCAGTGGGCTTTCGGCGACGGGCCCACGCGTGTTGGCGATGAACTGCTGGAGACCGGTCACTTCGATTGTGCGTTCGCGTGGAGCGACAGCCTGTTCATGCGCAAACGCACGGCCTAG